Proteins encoded together in one Jaculus jaculus isolate mJacJac1 chromosome 7, mJacJac1.mat.Y.cur, whole genome shotgun sequence window:
- the Slc25a29 gene encoding mitochondrial basic amino acids transporter isoform X1, producing the protein MALDFLAGCAGGVAGVLVGHPFDTVKVRLQVQSVEKPQYRGTLHCFQSIIKQESVLGLYKGLGSPLMGLTFINALVFGVQGNTLRALGQDSPLNQFLAGAAAGAIQCVICCPMELAKTRLQLQDAGPARTYKGSLDCLAQIYRREGLRGVNRGMVSTLLRETPSFGVYFLTYDVMTRAMGCEPHDHLLVPKLLLAGGTSGITSWLSTYPMDVVKSRLQADGLQGAQRYHGIIDCMRQSYQAEGWRVFTRGLASTLLRAFPVNAATFATVTVVLTYTRGNEASAAPAGPALAQPSSL; encoded by the exons atGGCGCTCGACTTCCTGGCTGGATGTGCCGGGG GTGTGGCAGGTGTGCTTGTGGGACACCCGTTTGACACAGTCAAG GTGCGGCTGCAGGTGCAGAGTGTGGAGAAGCCGCAGTACCGAGGGACGCTGCACTGCTTCCAGTCCATCATCAAGCAGGAGAGC GTGCTAGGTCTGTACAAAGGCCTCGGTTCCCCTCTCATGGGGCTCACCTTCATCAATGCATTGGTGTTTGGGGTACAAGGCAACACCCTCCGGGCCTTGGGTCAAGACTCGCCACTGAACCAGTTCTTGGCTGGCGCAGCAGCCGGTGCCATCCAGTGTGTCATCTGCTGCCCCATGGAGCTGGCCAAGACACGGCTACAGCTTCAGGACGCGGGCCCAGCCCGCACCTACAAGGGCTCCCTGGACTGTCTGGCACAGATCTACCGCCGCGAGGGCCTGCGCGGTGTGAACCGGGGCATGGTGTCCACTCTGCTGCGCGAAACGCCCAGCTTTGGTGTGTACTTCCTCACCTATGATGTGATGACACGGGCCATGGGCTGTGAACCACATGACCACCTGCTGGTGCCCAAACTGCTGCTGGCCGGTGGCACATCTGGCATTACGTCCTGGCTCTCCACCTATCCCATGGACGTGGTGAAGTCACGGCTGCAGGCAGATGGGCTGCAAGGAGCCCAACGTTACCATGGCATCATCGACTGCATGCGCCAGAGCTACCAGGCTGAAGGCTGGCGTGTCTTCACACGTGGCCTGGCCTCCACGCTGCTGCGTGCTTTCCCTGTCAACGCTGCCACCTTTGCCACTGTGACTGTGGTGCTGACCTACACGCGGGGCAACGAGgcctctgctgctcctgctgGGCCCGCTCTGGCCCAGCCCTCAAGCCTGTGA
- the Slc25a29 gene encoding mitochondrial basic amino acids transporter isoform X2 encodes MVRLQVQSVEKPQYRGTLHCFQSIIKQESVLGLYKGLGSPLMGLTFINALVFGVQGNTLRALGQDSPLNQFLAGAAAGAIQCVICCPMELAKTRLQLQDAGPARTYKGSLDCLAQIYRREGLRGVNRGMVSTLLRETPSFGVYFLTYDVMTRAMGCEPHDHLLVPKLLLAGGTSGITSWLSTYPMDVVKSRLQADGLQGAQRYHGIIDCMRQSYQAEGWRVFTRGLASTLLRAFPVNAATFATVTVVLTYTRGNEASAAPAGPALAQPSSL; translated from the exons ATG GTGCGGCTGCAGGTGCAGAGTGTGGAGAAGCCGCAGTACCGAGGGACGCTGCACTGCTTCCAGTCCATCATCAAGCAGGAGAGC GTGCTAGGTCTGTACAAAGGCCTCGGTTCCCCTCTCATGGGGCTCACCTTCATCAATGCATTGGTGTTTGGGGTACAAGGCAACACCCTCCGGGCCTTGGGTCAAGACTCGCCACTGAACCAGTTCTTGGCTGGCGCAGCAGCCGGTGCCATCCAGTGTGTCATCTGCTGCCCCATGGAGCTGGCCAAGACACGGCTACAGCTTCAGGACGCGGGCCCAGCCCGCACCTACAAGGGCTCCCTGGACTGTCTGGCACAGATCTACCGCCGCGAGGGCCTGCGCGGTGTGAACCGGGGCATGGTGTCCACTCTGCTGCGCGAAACGCCCAGCTTTGGTGTGTACTTCCTCACCTATGATGTGATGACACGGGCCATGGGCTGTGAACCACATGACCACCTGCTGGTGCCCAAACTGCTGCTGGCCGGTGGCACATCTGGCATTACGTCCTGGCTCTCCACCTATCCCATGGACGTGGTGAAGTCACGGCTGCAGGCAGATGGGCTGCAAGGAGCCCAACGTTACCATGGCATCATCGACTGCATGCGCCAGAGCTACCAGGCTGAAGGCTGGCGTGTCTTCACACGTGGCCTGGCCTCCACGCTGCTGCGTGCTTTCCCTGTCAACGCTGCCACCTTTGCCACTGTGACTGTGGTGCTGACCTACACGCGGGGCAACGAGgcctctgctgctcctgctgGGCCCGCTCTGGCCCAGCCCTCAAGCCTGTGA
- the Slc25a29 gene encoding mitochondrial basic amino acids transporter isoform X3: MGLTFINALVFGVQGNTLRALGQDSPLNQFLAGAAAGAIQCVICCPMELAKTRLQLQDAGPARTYKGSLDCLAQIYRREGLRGVNRGMVSTLLRETPSFGVYFLTYDVMTRAMGCEPHDHLLVPKLLLAGGTSGITSWLSTYPMDVVKSRLQADGLQGAQRYHGIIDCMRQSYQAEGWRVFTRGLASTLLRAFPVNAATFATVTVVLTYTRGNEASAAPAGPALAQPSSL; encoded by the coding sequence ATGGGGCTCACCTTCATCAATGCATTGGTGTTTGGGGTACAAGGCAACACCCTCCGGGCCTTGGGTCAAGACTCGCCACTGAACCAGTTCTTGGCTGGCGCAGCAGCCGGTGCCATCCAGTGTGTCATCTGCTGCCCCATGGAGCTGGCCAAGACACGGCTACAGCTTCAGGACGCGGGCCCAGCCCGCACCTACAAGGGCTCCCTGGACTGTCTGGCACAGATCTACCGCCGCGAGGGCCTGCGCGGTGTGAACCGGGGCATGGTGTCCACTCTGCTGCGCGAAACGCCCAGCTTTGGTGTGTACTTCCTCACCTATGATGTGATGACACGGGCCATGGGCTGTGAACCACATGACCACCTGCTGGTGCCCAAACTGCTGCTGGCCGGTGGCACATCTGGCATTACGTCCTGGCTCTCCACCTATCCCATGGACGTGGTGAAGTCACGGCTGCAGGCAGATGGGCTGCAAGGAGCCCAACGTTACCATGGCATCATCGACTGCATGCGCCAGAGCTACCAGGCTGAAGGCTGGCGTGTCTTCACACGTGGCCTGGCCTCCACGCTGCTGCGTGCTTTCCCTGTCAACGCTGCCACCTTTGCCACTGTGACTGTGGTGCTGACCTACACGCGGGGCAACGAGgcctctgctgctcctgctgGGCCCGCTCTGGCCCAGCCCTCAAGCCTGTGA